Proteins found in one Arachis stenosperma cultivar V10309 chromosome 8, arast.V10309.gnm1.PFL2, whole genome shotgun sequence genomic segment:
- the LOC130945500 gene encoding kinesin-like protein KIN-4C, with product MENSDGRNVDCVRVAVNIRPLITSELLLGCTDCISVVPGEPQVQIGTHTFTYDYVYGSTGPSSSTIYDDCVAPLVDALFNGYNATVLAYGQTGSGKTYTMGTNYNGEGSSGGIIPRVLESIFEKVKEAKDSMEFLIRVSFIEIFKEEVFDLLDPNSSRGEATSASKPVVPGRVPIQIRETVNGGITLSGVTEAEVKTKEEMASYLSSGSLSRATGSTNMNSQSSRSHAIFTITMEQKKGDDILCAKLHLVDLAGSERAKRTGADGMRLKEGIHINKGLLALGNVISALGDEKKRKEGGHVPYRDSKLTRLLQDSLGGNSKTVMIACVSPADNNIEETLNTLKYANRARNIQNKAIINRDPAAAQAQEMRNQIEQLQAELLFYRGEGVGPFEELQMLKHKTSLLEASNAELQQELKRRRVACESLQQSALEAQVERDQLIMKIEAIRNGKSLDKIDSNSNQDYNLVKSYVSKIQYLEGELRRLKTSNTTNSRHFVNYVDSEDDEPLSSDSHAKAMDLPDESDDEEKELEHSSLQEKMDKELKELDKKLEQKEAEMKLYNNSDPSILRQHYERKLLEMEQEKKILQKEIEQLKENLANISSNSDDGAEKTKQDYLQKLNALEVQVSELKRKQEDQAMLLRQKQKSDEAAKRLYDEIQRIKAQKVQLQQKIKQESEQFRLWKATREKEVLQLKKEGRRNEYEMHKLLALNQRQKLVLQRKTEEASMATKRLKELLESRKASSRESMGVGGGSAPGIQALMKAIEHELEVSVRVHEVRSEYERQMEERNKMASEMSKLKEEVEMMNQYGTSDGSVLMSPGAKNSRIFALENMLSTSSSSLVSMASQLSEAEEQERVFSGKGRWNQVRSVADAKNVMNYLFNIASSSRCLVREKEIICREKDMEIKDLKEKVVRLNYAVRQLEMIKVQLTRQLESQSETLKRYTGSMGEAEYTNMNLHKPENRHSTHVQEDIYMSGAESEYFDDMEATDDEWFEPGESTENKRKSTSTYASLENINLSEHDDKEYSRDEPGCTSGEITSNICCSCSKTSSCNTTKCKCKTTRNNCSSSCGCLATKCANRASISNESTHLGSVEMDKDNLLVAQGAELLRGALVDGLAAIGQQPRKALTDVGNTLAKPKAQKGNQRKKLPKPATIVVSDPSSSLQPENSGPPKSKKQIDDMFESKTLTLNIPPRLPSSKPEHAASAPRVEGNALDPDNSPLKLRAARRAASSSDSDVPLWDRNAGKFD from the exons ATGGAGAACTCAGATGGGAGGAACGTGGATTGCGTGCGTGTAGCGGTTAACATTCGCCCATTGATCACGTCGGAGCTTCTTCTAGGATGCACAGATTGCATTTCTGTTGTTCCAGGCGAACCTCAG GTGCAAATTGGGACTCATACATTCACCTATGATTATGTTTATGGCAGCACGGGGCCATCTTCGTCTACGATATACGATGATTGTGTAGCTCCACTTGTTGATGCGTTATTTAATGGCTATAATGCCACGGTTCTTGCTTATGGCCAG ACTGGATCTGGAAAAACATACACCATGGGAACAAACTATAATGGAGAGGGAAGTAGTGGTGGAATTATACCAAGGGTATTAGAGAGCATATTTGAAAAGGTTAAGGAAGCAAAGGACTCCATGGAGTTCTTGATCAGAGTATCATTTATTGAG ATATTCAAGGAAGAGGTTTTTGATTTGCTTGATCCCAATTCATCGAGAGGAGAAGCAACTTCTGCTTCGAAGCCTGTTGTGCCAGGTAGAGTGCCCATACAAATCAGAGAAACAGTGAATGGAGGAATAACTCTATCTGGGGTGACTGAGGCTGAAGTTAAGACAAAAGAAGAAATGGCATCTTATCTATCAAGTGGTTCGTTATCGCGTGCCACAGGGAGTACAAATATGAATAGCCAATCAAG TCGTTCACATGCTATATTTACCATCACAATGGAGCAAAAGAAAGGTGATGATATCTTATGTGCCAAACTGCATTTGGTAGATCTTGCTGGTTCTGAGCGTGCAAAACGAACTGGGGCAGATGGCATGCGTTTAAAAGAAG GAATTCATATCAACAAGGGGTTGTTAGCTCTTGGAAATGTTATAAGTGCACTGGGAGATGAAAAAAAGCGAAAAGAGGGAGGTCATGTTCCATATCGTGATAGCAAATTGACACGCCTGTTGCAG GATTCTCTGGGGGGAAACAGCAAAACAGTGATGATAG CATGTGTTAGTCCAGCTGACAACAATATTGAAGAGACACTGAACACCTTAAAGTATGCAAATCGTGCTCGCAACATTCAGAACAAAGCAATT ATTAATCGTGATCCAGCTGCAGCTCAGGCACAGGAAATGCGAAATCAAATTGAGCAGTTGCAAGCTGAGCTTCTATTTTATAGAGGTGAAGGTGTGGGACCATTTGAGGAGCTTCAG aTGCTTAAACATAAAACTTCGTTACTTGAAGCAAGCAATGCAGAGCTACAACAGGAGCTAAAAAGACGTCGAGTAGCTTGTGAGAGTTTACAACAATCTGCCCTTGAAGCTCAG GTTGAAAGAGATCAGCTGATTATGAAAATAGAAGCTATACGAAACGGTAAATCCTTGGACAAGATTGACTCTAATTCAAATCAG GACTACAACTTGGTAAAATCTTATGTGTCAAAGATCCAATATCTTGAAGGGGAATTGAGACGTTTGAAGACTTCAAACACCACGAATTCAAGACATTTTGTTAACTATGTTGATTCCGAAGATGATGAACCACTTTCATCTGATAGCCATGCTAAAGCTATGGATTTACCAG ATGAATCAGATGATGAAGAAAAGGAGCTAGAACACTCTTCTCTCCAAGAAAAAATGGATAAGGAGCTCAAAGAACTAGACAAAAAACTTGAACAAAAGGAG GCTGAAATGAAGTTGTACAATAACTCTGATCCTTCAATTCTTAGGCAACATTATGAAAGGAAACTTCTTGAGATGGAACAAGAGAAGAAAATTTTGCAG AAAGAAATTGAGCAACTTAAAGAGAATCTTGCAAATATTTCTTCCAACTCTGATGATGGTGCTGAAAAGACAAAGCAGGATTATCTACAAAAGTTGAATGCGCTTGAAGTGCAA GTTTCCGAACTGAAGAGGAAACAAGAAGATCAGGCTATGCTTTTgagacaaaaacaaaagagtGATGAGGCTGCAAAACGACTTTATGATGAAATACAACGAATTAAAGCTCAGAAG GTTCAACTTCAACAAAAGATTAAGCAGGAATCTGAACAATTTAGGTTATGGAAAGCTACACGTGAAAAAGAAGTTCTTCAG CTTAAGAAAGAGGGGAGGAGGAACGAATATGAGATGCATAAGCTATTAGCGTTAAATCAAAGGCAAAAGCTA GTACTGCAAAGGAAGACAGAAGAAGCTTCCATGGCTACCAAAAGGCTGAAAGAACTTTTGGAATCTCGAAAGGCTTCCTCACGTGAATCCATGG GTGTTGGTGGTGGGAGTGCTCCTGGAATTCAG gcTTTGATGAAGGCAATCGAGCATGAGCTTGAAGTTTCTGTTCGAGTGCATGAAGTACGCTCGGAATATGAGCGTCAAATGGAAGA GAGGAATAAAATGGCCTCAGAGATGAGTAAGCTAAAGGAGGAAGTAGAGATGATGAATCAATATGGTACAAG TGATGGCTCCGTGTTAATGTCTCCTGGAGCCAAAAATTCAAGGATTTTTGCCcttgaaaacatgctttctacttcttcttcatctctaGTGTCTATGGCTTCCCAGTTGTCAGAGGCAGAAGAGCAAGAACGGGTTTTTAGTGGTAAGGGACGTTGGAACCAAGTCCGGTCCGTTGCAGATGCTAAGAATGTGATGAATTATCTGTTCAACATAGCATCTTCCTCGAG gTGTTTAGTGCGAGAGAAAGAAATAATCTGCAGAGAGAaggacatggagattaaagattTAAAGGAAAAGGTAGTAAGGTTAAACTATGCAGTTCGACAGTTGGAAATGATAAAAGTTCAACTTACTCGTCAGTTGGAATCACAG AGTGAAACTTTAAAGAGGTATACAGGATCTATGGGAGAAGCAGAATACACTAACATGAATTTGCACAAGCCG GAAAACCGCCATTCTACACATGTACAGGAGGATATATACATGTCTGGTGCAGAATCAGAATATTTTGATGACATGGAAGCAACAGATGACGAGTGGTTTGAGCCAGGAGAATCAACTGAGAATAAACGGAAATCCACAAGCACATACGCAAGCTTAGAGAATATCAACCTTTCAGAACATGATGATAAAGAGTATTCAAGAGATGAACCTGGATGTACATCTGGAGAAATAACATCAAATATTTGCTGCTCTTGTAGTAAAACTTCATCATGTAACACAACAAAATGCAAGTGCAAAACCACAAGAAACAATTGCAGTAGTTCTTGTGGTTGCCTAGCAACCAAGTGTGCTAatagagcatcaatctcaaatGAGTCAACACATCTGGGATCAGTTGAGATGGACAAAGACAACCTTCTTGTTGCTCAAGGTGCAGAGTTACTTCGTGGAGCACTGGTTGATGGGCTTGCCGCAATAGGCCAACAACCTAGAAAGGCTCTTACTGACGTAGGAAATACTTTG GCCAAACCAAAAGCTCAAAAGGGTAATCAGAGAAAGAAATTGCCTAAACCCGCCACAATTGTTGTGTCCGATCCTTCGTCTTCCTTGCAACCCGAGAATTCTGGACCTCCCAAGTCCAAGAAACAAATTGATGACATGTTTGAATCAAAAACACTAACTTTGAATATACCACCAAGACTACCCTCCTCTAAGCCTGAACATGCTGCCTCTGCCCCTAGGGTAGAGGGTAATGCCTTGGACCCAGATAACAGTCCTTTAAAATTAAGGGCTGCACGAAGGGCAGCATCATCTAGTGACAGTGATGTTCCGTTGTGGGATAGGAATGCTGGCAAGTTTGATTAA